TCAGGCCGCAGGTATGGCGATGATGATCGCTGCTCGCCACGGCCTGCCGGTTGCCCTGCACACCCCGAGTGAGGTCAAGGCGGCCATCTCCGGTTCGGGGCGGGCTGACAAGGCTCAGGTAGGTCTCATGGTTGCGCGGGTGTTGAGACTGTCAGCCCCACCGAAACCCGCCGATGCCGCCGACGCGGTGGCCCTGGCGATCTGTCATCTGTGGCGGGGCGGGGCGACCAATCGTATTGAAGCCGCTGTGGCAGCCCAACGACACGGCCGTCGGGCTCCTCGTTCCTGGAAGGACCTTGCCCGGTGATCTCCCATCTTTCCGGCACCGTGACTGCGGCCGGCCCGACCTGGGTCGTCCTTGACAATCATGGGATTGGCGTCAAGGTGTTGTGCCCTCCTGCCACGGCTGCCAGTGCTCGCATTGACCAGACGATGAGCTTGCAGACCTCCCTCGTCGTGCGCGAGGACTCCCTGACCCTCTACGGCTTCGTTCAAGCTGAGGATCGGGACGCCTTCGAGCTCGTCCAGACCGCTTCTGGGGTCGGCCCCAAGCTCGCCGCGGCGATCATGAGCGTGTTGGACTCCAACCAGCTCGCCTCAGCGATCAGCGCAGAGGACGAGGCGACGCTGTGCCGGGTGCCCGGAATTGGCCGCAAGGGCGCTGCGAAGATGATCCTCGAACTCAAGGACAAGATGGCGGCCCTCGCTCCCGCCGGGTCCGCCTCTGCTGGTACGAGCGGGTCGGTGGCGCCGTGGCGAGAGCAGGTTGCCGACGGCCTCATCGGTCTGGGGTGGTCGGCGAAAGATGCTGACAAGGCTGTTGAGGAGGTCGCCGGCCTCAAGGAGGCCGATCCCTCGATGACGATCGGCACCCTCATGCGGGCGGCCCTGCGCAGTTTGGCTCGATGAGATGTCGGACCCCTCTGGCACACTGACCAACGTCGTCAGGAAGGAGAACCTCGGTGGAGCATTCGCCCGTCGATCCGTGGGCCGAGCCTCCTGAGAAGGCCGAGGAGGCCGCTCTGCGCCCCGGTGCCCTGGAAGAATTCCGGGGACAGCAGCGCGTTGCCGAGCAGCTGGGGCTCGTCCTGGCCGCATCGAAGTCACGCGGAGTGGTTCCTGACCATGTCTTGTTGTC
The genomic region above belongs to Cutibacterium equinum and contains:
- the ruvC gene encoding crossover junction endodeoxyribonuclease RuvC; protein product: MGVDPGLTRCGVGVVEGGPGVGLKLVAVGVIRTPADLDHSHRLLRIHDGLEEWWDHTRPDAIAVERVFAQHNRNTVTGTAQAAGMAMMIAARHGLPVALHTPSEVKAAISGSGRADKAQVGLMVARVLRLSAPPKPADAADAVALAICHLWRGGATNRIEAAVAAQRHGRRAPRSWKDLAR
- the ruvA gene encoding Holliday junction branch migration protein RuvA — encoded protein: MISHLSGTVTAAGPTWVVLDNHGIGVKVLCPPATAASARIDQTMSLQTSLVVREDSLTLYGFVQAEDRDAFELVQTASGVGPKLAAAIMSVLDSNQLASAISAEDEATLCRVPGIGRKGAAKMILELKDKMAALAPAGSASAGTSGSVAPWREQVADGLIGLGWSAKDADKAVEEVAGLKEADPSMTIGTLMRAALRSLAR